In the Bradyrhizobium guangzhouense genome, one interval contains:
- a CDS encoding potassium transporter Kup: protein MTASITQAETQEGPVTSGFWALTLGSIGVVFGDIGTSPLYAFHEAVRGAAHGAPVTRLMVLGVLSLILWALLIVVTAKYVLLLLRADNNGEGGTLSLMALGQRALGRRSWFLLALGVVGASMFIGDSMITPAISVLSAVDGLKLATPAFEHYVVPLTVLILVLLFAVQSKGTALVASAFGPVMVVWFTCLAVLGVIHIADDPSVLAAINPYYALQFLLSHGTIGLVTLGAVFLAVTGGEALYADLGHFGRKPIQSAWMFFVLPSLLINYFGQGALVLSNPSAIEHSFYRMVPEHLVLPLVGLATAATVIASQAVITGAYSLVYQAVQLGLLPRFEVRYTSETHAGQIYLPRVNRLLLIGVMLLVLLFHTPSNLASAYGIAVSTTMVADGIMGFVVIWKLWNWKAATAAVVILPFVMVDITFFSANLLKLLEGAWVPLLFGAAMAGTIWTWRRGSGILIQKTRRIEVPLDDLIRSLEKRPPHIVKGTAVFLTSDPAFVPTALLHNLKHNKVLHEHNVILTIETAHTPRVDLSERFKMEKISEKFSKVRLRFGFMEQPNVPKALAIARKQGWQFDIMSTSFFVSRRSLKASAQSGMPLWQDHLFIALSRSANDATDYFQIPTGRVVEVGTQVTI from the coding sequence ATGACGGCGAGCATCACGCAGGCCGAGACCCAGGAAGGGCCGGTCACATCAGGTTTTTGGGCCCTGACGCTCGGGAGCATCGGCGTCGTCTTCGGCGATATCGGCACCTCACCACTCTACGCGTTTCATGAGGCGGTGAGGGGCGCGGCTCACGGTGCGCCGGTGACGCGGCTGATGGTGCTCGGCGTGCTGTCGCTGATCCTGTGGGCGCTGCTGATCGTCGTCACCGCAAAATACGTCCTGCTGCTGCTGCGCGCCGACAATAACGGGGAGGGCGGCACACTCTCCTTGATGGCGCTCGGCCAGCGCGCGCTGGGGCGGCGCAGCTGGTTCCTGCTCGCGCTCGGCGTGGTCGGCGCCTCGATGTTCATCGGCGATTCCATGATCACGCCCGCGATCTCGGTGCTCTCGGCGGTCGACGGACTGAAGCTCGCAACGCCCGCGTTCGAGCATTACGTCGTGCCGCTCACGGTGCTGATCCTGGTTCTGCTGTTCGCGGTGCAGAGCAAGGGCACGGCGCTGGTGGCCTCGGCCTTCGGACCGGTGATGGTGGTCTGGTTCACCTGTCTTGCGGTGCTCGGTGTCATTCACATCGCCGACGACCCGTCCGTGCTGGCTGCGATCAATCCCTATTACGCGCTGCAATTTTTGCTGTCGCATGGCACGATCGGCCTGGTGACGCTTGGCGCCGTGTTTCTCGCCGTGACCGGCGGCGAAGCGCTCTACGCCGACCTCGGCCATTTCGGCCGCAAGCCGATCCAATCGGCCTGGATGTTCTTTGTGCTGCCCTCGCTGCTGATCAACTATTTCGGGCAGGGCGCGCTGGTGCTGTCAAATCCCAGCGCGATCGAGCATTCATTCTATCGCATGGTGCCCGAGCATTTGGTGCTGCCGCTGGTCGGGCTCGCGACCGCCGCCACCGTCATCGCGAGCCAGGCGGTGATCACCGGTGCCTATTCGCTGGTCTATCAGGCCGTGCAGCTCGGCCTCCTGCCGCGCTTCGAGGTGCGCTACACGTCGGAGACCCATGCCGGCCAAATCTATCTGCCGCGCGTCAACCGGCTGCTGCTGATCGGCGTGATGCTGCTGGTGCTGCTGTTCCACACACCCAGCAATCTCGCTTCGGCCTATGGCATCGCGGTCTCCACCACCATGGTCGCCGACGGCATCATGGGCTTCGTGGTGATCTGGAAACTGTGGAACTGGAAAGCTGCGACCGCCGCGGTCGTGATCCTGCCCTTCGTCATGGTCGATATCACCTTCTTCAGCGCCAATTTGCTGAAGCTGCTCGAAGGCGCCTGGGTTCCGTTGCTGTTCGGTGCGGCAATGGCGGGGACGATCTGGACCTGGCGGCGCGGCTCGGGAATCCTGATCCAGAAGACACGCCGGATCGAGGTGCCGCTGGACGATCTGATCCGCAGCCTGGAGAAGCGGCCGCCGCACATCGTCAAGGGCACGGCAGTGTTCCTGACCAGCGATCCCGCTTTCGTGCCGACCGCGCTGTTGCACAATCTCAAGCACAACAAGGTGCTGCACGAGCACAACGTGATCCTGACGATCGAGACCGCGCACACGCCGCGGGTCGATCTCTCCGAGCGCTTCAAGATGGAGAAGATCAGCGAGAAATTCTCCAAGGTGCGCTTGCGCTTCGGCTTCATGGAGCAGCCCAACGTGCCCAAGGCGCTGGCGATCGCGCGCAAACAGGGCTGGCAGTTCGACATCATGTCGACGTCGTTTTTCGTGTCGCGGCGCTCGCTGAAGGCCTCGGCGCAATCAGGCATGCCGCTCTGGCAGGACCATCTGTTCATCGCGCTCAGCCGCTCGGCCAACGACGCCACCGACTATTTCCAGATTCCGACCGGGCGGGTGGTTGAAGTCGGAACCCAGGTCACCATCTGA
- a CDS encoding OmpA/MotB family protein produces MAKKKRGDAHGGGHGWFVTFADLMGLMMSFFVMLVAFSTQDANKLKVVAGSMRDAFGVQSEARYAGIVESDGLPTRPRLKNVDHIEPEDASNTPTPDQEDRDRTQGAKMKIDRNFALAAASLRQALQDMPELTEMSKHIMFEETKQGLNLEIVDQDGRSMFADGSKVPYDRTRRLIEKLAVPLKATPLRVSIAGHTAAGFVPTRSDYGAFDLSADRANAVRQILEREGLPPSHIFAVSGKADTQPLFPDDPSLAANRRVTITLMREDPPLPPNLKP; encoded by the coding sequence ATGGCCAAGAAGAAGCGCGGCGACGCACATGGTGGTGGTCACGGCTGGTTCGTGACCTTCGCCGACCTGATGGGCCTGATGATGAGCTTCTTCGTGATGCTCGTCGCGTTCTCGACCCAGGACGCCAACAAGCTGAAGGTCGTCGCGGGCTCCATGCGCGACGCCTTCGGCGTCCAGAGCGAAGCGCGCTATGCCGGCATCGTCGAGTCGGACGGTCTGCCGACGCGGCCGCGGCTGAAGAACGTCGATCACATCGAGCCCGAGGACGCCTCCAACACGCCGACCCCGGACCAGGAGGATCGCGACCGCACCCAGGGCGCGAAGATGAAGATCGATCGCAATTTTGCACTGGCCGCAGCCTCGCTGCGCCAGGCACTGCAGGACATGCCGGAACTGACCGAGATGTCCAAGCACATCATGTTCGAGGAGACCAAGCAGGGCCTCAACCTCGAGATCGTCGACCAGGACGGCCGCTCGATGTTCGCGGACGGCTCCAAGGTGCCTTACGATCGCACCCGCCGCCTGATCGAGAAGCTTGCGGTGCCGCTCAAGGCCACGCCCTTGCGCGTTTCCATTGCCGGCCACACCGCGGCCGGCTTCGTGCCCACGCGCAGCGACTATGGCGCCTTCGATCTGTCGGCCGATCGCGCCAACGCGGTGCGCCAGATCCTGGAGCGCGAGGGCCTGCCGCCGTCGCACATCTTCGCCGTCTCCGGCAAGGCGGACACCCAGCCGTTGTTCCCGGATGATCCATCGCTTGCGGCGAACCGTCGCGTGACCATCACCCTGATGCGCGAAGATCCGCCGCTGCCGCCGAACTTGAAGCCCTGA
- a CDS encoding motility protein A, with product MDIMTGVGLVAGIIVIATMMLLGGDLHMFVSEHAMIIIFGGSSAATMIRFPLSALMHGLPLGAKFAFTMSRLSAHDLVDELARIAEIARKQGPVGLEKVETDEPFLAKGIRYVADGYDLDFIRDNLERDRDNFLMHLDEGSKIYRAVGDCAPAFGMVGTLIGMVQMFANMTDPSKLGPFMATALLATLYGALVANLFCIPIADKLHGKLLDEETNRTLIIDGILMIRDSKSPTLVREMLLAYLPEKHRHAEGEPVPA from the coding sequence ATGGATATCATGACGGGCGTCGGCCTCGTGGCGGGCATAATCGTCATCGCGACGATGATGCTGTTGGGAGGCGATCTTCACATGTTCGTTTCCGAGCATGCGATGATCATCATCTTCGGCGGATCGAGCGCCGCGACCATGATTCGCTTTCCGCTCTCCGCGCTGATGCACGGCCTGCCGCTCGGCGCCAAGTTCGCCTTCACCATGAGCCGGCTGTCGGCGCACGACCTCGTCGACGAGCTCGCCCGCATCGCCGAGATCGCCCGCAAGCAGGGCCCCGTGGGGTTGGAAAAAGTGGAGACCGACGAGCCGTTCCTCGCCAAGGGCATCCGCTATGTCGCCGACGGCTACGACCTCGATTTCATCCGCGACAATCTCGAGCGCGACCGCGACAACTTCCTGATGCATCTGGACGAGGGCAGCAAGATCTATCGCGCCGTCGGCGATTGCGCCCCGGCTTTCGGCATGGTCGGCACCCTGATCGGCATGGTGCAGATGTTCGCCAACATGACCGACCCCTCCAAGCTCGGCCCGTTCATGGCGACCGCGCTGCTCGCGACGCTGTACGGCGCGCTGGTCGCCAACCTCTTCTGCATCCCGATCGCCGACAAGCTGCACGGCAAGCTCCTGGACGAAGAGACCAATCGCACGCTGATCATCGACGGCATCTTGATGATCCGCGATTCCAAGAGCCCGACGCTGGTGCGCGAAATGCTGCTGGCCTATCTGCCGGAGAAGCATCGTCACGCCGAAGGCGAGCCGGTACCGGCCTGA
- a CDS encoding SDR family NAD(P)-dependent oxidoreductase, with product MDMRGKTVLITGSTDGVGRYVATRLAAEGAAVLIHGRSAERAKAVVDEIVKAGHAAPTFYQADLSSMAGARELAAAVIRDHKRLDVFVSNAGIGSQSDGPHRQESRDGHELRFAVNYLSGFLLVHLLLPLLKAAAPSRIVNVASLGQHPIDFDDVMITKGYSGSRAYAQSKLSQIMFTIDLAEELRGDRITVNALHPATYMNTTMVRAGGITPISTVEQGGAAILHLVEGDDVAARSGLFFNGMNEARANPQAYDADARRRLRALSLKLTGLSS from the coding sequence ATGGACATGCGCGGCAAGACGGTGCTGATCACGGGCTCGACCGATGGTGTCGGGCGCTATGTTGCAACCCGCCTTGCCGCCGAAGGCGCTGCTGTCCTGATCCATGGCCGGAGTGCCGAGCGCGCCAAGGCGGTGGTCGACGAGATCGTGAAGGCCGGCCATGCTGCGCCGACCTTCTATCAGGCCGATTTGTCGTCGATGGCAGGTGCGCGCGAGCTTGCCGCGGCGGTGATCCGAGATCACAAGCGTCTCGACGTCTTCGTCAGCAACGCGGGCATCGGCTCGCAGAGCGACGGGCCGCATCGGCAGGAGAGTCGCGACGGTCACGAGCTGCGCTTTGCCGTGAACTATCTCTCGGGCTTCCTGCTTGTCCATTTGCTGCTGCCCCTGCTGAAGGCCGCCGCGCCCTCGCGCATCGTCAATGTCGCTTCGCTCGGCCAGCATCCGATCGATTTCGACGACGTCATGATCACGAAGGGCTATAGCGGCTCGCGCGCCTATGCGCAGAGCAAGCTGTCGCAGATCATGTTCACGATCGATCTCGCGGAGGAATTGAGGGGCGACCGGATCACCGTGAACGCGCTGCATCCGGCGACCTATATGAACACCACGATGGTGCGCGCCGGCGGTATCACGCCGATATCGACCGTCGAGCAAGGCGGCGCGGCGATCCTGCATCTGGTCGAAGGCGACGATGTTGCCGCTAGAAGCGGCCTGTTCTTCAACGGCATGAACGAGGCGCGCGCCAATCCGCAGGCCTATGATGCCGATGCGCGCCGGCGTCTGCGCGCGCTCAGCCTGAAGCTGACCGGACTGTCGTCCTGA
- a CDS encoding RraA family protein gives MTNTATGPLPAAVLEALGRYDTPTICNAMEVIAPERRLIGFTTKQLVCPFPELPPMVGYARTVTIRSVQKSPLPAAEQAKRRIEYYEYVGTGHGPRISVIQDVDGPDIGYGAFWGEVQSNVHKALGCLGVVTDGSIRDVPQWAPGFQALAGSIGPSHAWVHAESFGGQVRVAGMTVNSDDLIHADRHGAIVIPLDLAAKLPEAAELCGRRETPILEIARSPDFSLEKLKAALKRSAEIH, from the coding sequence GTGACCAATACCGCGACCGGGCCGCTGCCCGCTGCCGTCCTCGAAGCGCTGGGCCGCTACGACACGCCGACGATCTGCAACGCCATGGAGGTCATCGCACCGGAGCGGCGCTTGATCGGCTTCACCACCAAGCAGCTGGTTTGCCCGTTTCCGGAGCTGCCGCCGATGGTTGGCTACGCCCGCACCGTCACGATTCGCTCCGTGCAGAAGTCTCCGCTGCCCGCCGCGGAGCAGGCCAAGCGCCGCATTGAATACTATGAGTATGTCGGCACGGGCCACGGCCCGCGCATCTCGGTGATCCAGGACGTCGATGGTCCCGATATCGGCTACGGCGCGTTCTGGGGCGAGGTGCAGAGCAACGTGCACAAGGCGCTCGGCTGCCTCGGCGTCGTCACCGACGGCTCGATCCGCGACGTCCCGCAATGGGCGCCGGGCTTCCAGGCGCTGGCCGGCTCGATCGGCCCTTCGCATGCGTGGGTTCACGCGGAGAGCTTCGGCGGCCAGGTCCGTGTCGCCGGCATGACGGTGAACTCCGACGATCTGATCCACGCCGACCGGCACGGCGCCATCGTCATCCCGCTCGATCTCGCGGCAAAACTCCCCGAGGCCGCCGAACTCTGCGGCCGCCGCGAGACGCCGATCCTCGAGATCGCGCGCAGCCCCGACTTCTCGCTGGAGAAGCTGAAAGCCGCGCTGAAGCGCTCGGCGGAGATTCACTGA
- a CDS encoding CDP-alcohol phosphatidyltransferase family protein, which translates to MTPYDYRDPDIRRRRFRPIPVRMLVPNVITLLAICAGLTSIRLSIEGRMTLAVYAIVFAAALDGIDGRVARMIKGQSKFGAELDSLADFVNFGVAPGLMLYFWQLHELGNAGWIAAMVFAISGGLRLARFNATMDDPNKPAFAANFFTGVPAPAGAITVLLPIYVAFLELGRAPAALTAAYTLLIAFLMVSRLPVFSGKTKRMRVSPELVLPAFVAVVVFIAILIAYPWHVLSVGTALYLLGLPLGYKSYRDQARALGAAAPAGGEVPSPPSAPTLANLSEPPHDDDRPGRLH; encoded by the coding sequence ATGACGCCCTACGACTACCGAGATCCCGATATTCGCCGCCGGCGGTTCCGTCCGATCCCGGTGCGGATGCTGGTGCCCAACGTCATCACGCTGCTGGCGATTTGCGCCGGCTTGACCTCGATCCGGCTGTCGATCGAAGGGCGGATGACGCTCGCCGTCTACGCCATCGTGTTTGCGGCTGCCCTCGACGGCATCGACGGCCGCGTGGCGCGCATGATCAAGGGCCAGTCGAAGTTCGGCGCCGAGCTCGACAGCCTCGCCGACTTCGTCAATTTCGGCGTCGCTCCCGGCCTGATGCTGTACTTCTGGCAGCTCCACGAGCTCGGCAATGCCGGCTGGATCGCCGCGATGGTGTTCGCGATCTCAGGCGGCCTGCGGCTCGCGCGCTTCAACGCCACCATGGACGATCCGAACAAGCCCGCCTTCGCCGCCAATTTCTTCACGGGCGTGCCGGCGCCGGCCGGTGCCATCACGGTGCTGCTGCCGATCTATGTCGCCTTTCTCGAGCTCGGCCGTGCGCCCGCGGCCTTGACCGCCGCCTATACGTTGCTGATCGCTTTCCTGATGGTCTCGCGCCTGCCGGTGTTCTCGGGCAAGACCAAGCGCATGCGCGTCTCGCCAGAGCTGGTGCTGCCGGCTTTCGTCGCAGTGGTCGTCTTCATTGCGATCCTGATTGCCTATCCCTGGCACGTGCTGTCGGTCGGCACGGCGCTGTATCTGCTCGGCCTGCCGCTCGGTTACAAATCCTACCGCGATCAGGCGCGCGCGCTGGGAGCAGCCGCGCCTGCCGGCGGCGAGGTCCCGTCGCCGCCTTCGGCGCCGACGCTGGCAAACCTGTCCGAGCCGCCGCACGACGACGACCGGCCCGGACGCCTGCACTGA
- a CDS encoding phosphatidylserine decarboxylase: MSILDSIQRQIPPIHKEGYPFIGIFAAVSIFLMWLWSPLGWVGTILTVWCALFFRDPVRVTPQRDGLVVSPADGRVSMITMALPPAELGLGDRPLPRISVFMSVFNCHVNRSPVAGRVDRIAYRPGLFINAELDKASEDNERNSLVISTPQGRIGVIQIAGLVAKRIVCFVKEGQAVGAGERFGLIRFGSRLDVYLPVGTKALVSEGQTAIAGETILADLTGDDPGRTYRAN, from the coding sequence ATGTCCATCCTCGATTCGATCCAACGTCAGATCCCGCCGATCCACAAGGAGGGCTATCCTTTCATCGGCATCTTCGCGGCGGTGAGCATCTTCCTGATGTGGCTGTGGTCGCCGCTGGGCTGGGTCGGCACGATCCTCACGGTGTGGTGCGCACTGTTCTTCCGCGATCCGGTGCGCGTGACGCCGCAGCGCGACGGGCTCGTAGTGTCGCCGGCCGACGGCCGGGTGTCGATGATCACCATGGCGCTGCCGCCGGCCGAGCTCGGACTCGGCGACCGGCCGCTGCCGCGCATCTCGGTGTTCATGAGCGTGTTCAACTGCCACGTGAATCGCAGTCCGGTGGCGGGCAGGGTGGATCGTATCGCCTATCGGCCGGGACTCTTCATCAATGCCGAGCTCGACAAGGCAAGCGAGGACAATGAGCGTAATTCGCTCGTCATCTCGACACCGCAGGGCCGTATCGGCGTGATCCAGATCGCAGGCCTCGTGGCCAAGCGCATCGTCTGCTTCGTGAAGGAAGGGCAGGCGGTCGGCGCCGGCGAGCGGTTCGGCCTGATCCGTTTCGGCTCGCGGCTCGACGTCTACCTGCCCGTCGGCACCAAGGCGCTGGTCTCGGAGGGGCAAACTGCGATCGCCGGCGAGACCATCCTCGCCGACCTTACCGGCGACGACCCCGGCCGCACTTACCGCGCCAATTAA
- a CDS encoding ABCB family ABC transporter ATP-binding protein/permease: protein MSPPHSPDVPEPASGPLERATLLGTLAHLWPYIWPGDRFDLKMRVVWSMVLLLAAKLVTLAVPFSFKWATDALTGANTAPVQAGNWHLWVVASPLLLTASYGVMRIVMAVLTQWRDGIFARVAMHAVRKLANITFIHMHELSLRFHLERKTGGLTRVLERGRAGIEVIVRMVILQLIPTIVEVSLLMAVLLWQFDWRYVVATLITVAVYMYYTYVATEWRIGIRRKMNDSDTEANTKAIDSLLNYETVKYFSAEAREAQRYDRSVARYEESSVHAYTSLAVLNTGQAVIFTLGLTATMLMCAIGVRNGTNTVGDFVLVNAMMIQLYQPLNFMGMVYREIKQAIIDIEKMFNVIHREAEIKDAPDARPLVVSAGTVRFEDVRFAYEPKRPILKGISFEVPAGKTVAIVGPSGAGKSTMSRLLFRLYDVSGGKILIDEQDIREVTQASLRASIGMVPQDTVLFNDTIRYNIRYGRWDATDAEVEDAARLAQIDHFIRMAPMGYETQVGERGLKLSGGEKQRVAIARTVLKAPPILVLDEATSALDTHTEHEIQGALDRVAKNRTSLVIAHRLSTIVGADEIIVLDQGRIAERGTHTSLLAQDGLYASMWNRQREAEAAREKLARMADSSEAPNREPPPVEDALTAQAAAE, encoded by the coding sequence ATGAGCCCACCTCATTCGCCCGACGTGCCTGAGCCCGCAAGCGGACCGCTGGAGCGGGCCACGCTGTTGGGCACGCTGGCGCATCTGTGGCCCTATATCTGGCCGGGCGACCGCTTCGACCTGAAGATGCGGGTGGTCTGGTCGATGGTGCTGCTGCTCGCGGCCAAGTTGGTCACGCTGGCGGTGCCGTTCAGCTTCAAATGGGCAACGGATGCGCTCACGGGCGCCAATACGGCGCCGGTGCAGGCCGGCAACTGGCATCTGTGGGTGGTCGCATCGCCGCTGCTCCTGACGGCGAGCTACGGCGTCATGCGCATCGTGATGGCGGTGCTGACGCAATGGCGCGACGGCATCTTTGCGCGCGTCGCGATGCATGCGGTGCGCAAGCTCGCGAACATCACTTTCATCCATATGCACGAGCTCTCGCTGCGTTTTCACCTCGAGCGCAAGACCGGCGGCTTGACGCGCGTGCTCGAGCGCGGCCGCGCGGGCATCGAGGTCATCGTGCGCATGGTGATCCTTCAGCTGATCCCGACCATCGTCGAGGTCTCGCTGCTGATGGCGGTGCTGCTCTGGCAGTTCGACTGGCGCTACGTGGTAGCGACGCTGATCACGGTCGCGGTCTACATGTACTACACCTATGTCGCGACCGAGTGGCGGATCGGCATCCGTCGCAAGATGAACGATTCCGACACGGAGGCGAACACCAAGGCGATCGACTCGCTGCTTAACTACGAGACCGTCAAGTATTTCAGCGCCGAGGCGCGCGAGGCGCAGCGCTACGACCGCTCGGTCGCGCGCTACGAGGAGTCGAGCGTCCACGCCTATACGTCGCTCGCCGTGCTCAACACGGGACAGGCCGTGATCTTCACGCTCGGGCTGACCGCCACCATGCTGATGTGCGCGATCGGCGTGCGCAACGGCACCAACACGGTCGGCGATTTCGTGCTGGTCAACGCCATGATGATCCAGCTCTACCAACCCCTGAATTTCATGGGCATGGTCTATCGCGAGATCAAGCAGGCGATCATCGACATCGAGAAGATGTTCAACGTGATCCACCGCGAGGCCGAGATCAAGGACGCGCCCGATGCGCGGCCGCTGGTCGTTTCCGCCGGCACCGTGCGCTTCGAGGACGTGCGCTTTGCCTATGAGCCGAAGCGGCCGATCCTGAAGGGCATCAGCTTCGAGGTGCCGGCTGGAAAGACGGTGGCGATCGTCGGCCCCTCCGGCGCCGGCAAGTCGACCATGTCGCGGCTGCTGTTCCGCCTCTACGATGTCTCCGGCGGCAAGATCCTGATTGACGAACAGGACATCCGCGAGGTGACGCAAGCGAGCTTGCGCGCCTCGATCGGCATGGTGCCGCAGGACACGGTGCTGTTCAACGACACCATCCGCTACAATATCCGCTATGGCCGCTGGGATGCGACCGATGCCGAGGTCGAGGACGCCGCCCGGCTGGCGCAGATCGACCATTTCATCCGCATGGCGCCGATGGGCTACGAGACCCAGGTCGGCGAACGCGGCCTGAAGCTGTCCGGCGGCGAGAAGCAGCGCGTCGCGATCGCGCGCACCGTATTGAAGGCGCCGCCGATCCTGGTGCTTGACGAGGCGACCTCGGCGCTCGACACCCACACCGAGCACGAGATCCAGGGCGCGCTCGACCGCGTGGCGAAGAACCGCACCTCGCTGGTGATCGCGCACCGGCTCTCGACCATCGTCGGCGCCGACGAGATCATCGTGCTGGACCAGGGTCGCATCGCCGAGCGCGGCACCCATACCAGCCTGCTCGCACAGGACGGCCTCTACGCCAGCATGTGGAACAGGCAGCGCGAGGCCGAGGCGGCACGCGAGAAACTGGCTCGGATGGCCGACTCGAGCGAGGCGCCCAACCGGGAGCCGCCGCCGGTGGAGGACGCCCTGACGGCGCAGGCGGCCGCGGAGTGA
- a CDS encoding TIGR00730 family Rossman fold protein, which produces MSTIKTVCVYCGSGPGTNPHFTEGAKAFGKALAENNIRLVYGGGSLGLMGSVATSVLDHGGTVTGIIPEFLRKRENALTRVQEMIVTPDMHERKRLMFERSDAFVALPGGVGTLEELVEQLTWKQLGRHAKPVLLANIDNFWEPLFSLLSHMRQTEFIRAGLSVDILKADRVEDILPKLKSAAAQIAETEKQLAPEVARKL; this is translated from the coding sequence ATGAGCACGATCAAAACCGTCTGTGTCTATTGCGGCTCCGGTCCCGGAACCAATCCCCACTTCACCGAAGGCGCCAAGGCGTTCGGCAAGGCACTCGCCGAGAACAACATCCGCCTGGTCTATGGCGGCGGCTCGCTGGGCCTGATGGGCTCGGTCGCAACCTCCGTGCTGGATCACGGCGGCACCGTCACCGGCATCATTCCCGAATTCCTGCGCAAGCGCGAGAACGCGCTGACGCGCGTGCAGGAAATGATCGTCACCCCCGACATGCACGAGCGCAAGCGTCTGATGTTCGAGCGCTCCGACGCCTTCGTGGCGCTGCCGGGCGGCGTCGGAACGCTTGAGGAGCTGGTCGAGCAATTGACCTGGAAGCAGCTCGGCCGTCACGCCAAGCCTGTGCTGCTCGCCAACATCGACAATTTCTGGGAGCCGCTGTTCTCACTGCTGTCGCATATGCGCCAGACCGAGTTCATCCGTGCCGGCCTTTCGGTCGACATCCTCAAGGCCGATCGCGTCGAGGACATCCTGCCGAAGCTGAAGTCGGCAGCGGCACAGATCGCCGAGACGGAAAAGCAGCTCGCCCCCGAAGTCGCGCGCAAGCTGTAA
- a CDS encoding VOC family protein: MIDHISVGVSNLDRSAKFYETTLTALGLTRLVTRPRTIGFGKAYPEFWINLREAMPPVAAESGVHICLRAKTVAEVDAFHAAAVANGGASDGAPGLRPHDRVRYYAAFVVDPDGNRIEAVTFPSE; the protein is encoded by the coding sequence ATGATCGACCACATCTCCGTCGGCGTCAGCAATCTCGATCGCTCGGCAAAATTCTATGAGACCACGCTCACAGCGCTCGGGCTGACGCGCCTTGTCACACGACCGCGGACGATTGGCTTCGGCAAGGCCTATCCCGAATTCTGGATCAATCTGCGCGAAGCCATGCCGCCCGTCGCCGCGGAGAGCGGCGTTCATATCTGTCTGCGGGCGAAGACGGTAGCCGAGGTCGATGCATTCCACGCTGCGGCCGTTGCGAATGGCGGCGCATCCGATGGCGCGCCGGGCCTCCGTCCGCACGACCGCGTCCGCTACTACGCGGCCTTCGTCGTTGATCCCGATGGCAACCGGATCGAGGCGGTGACGTTTCCGAGCGAATAG